One window from the genome of Paraclostridium sordellii encodes:
- a CDS encoding ABC transporter ATP-binding protein, translated as MLLEVKNIEKYYGNRRILTKALDDLSFEVDEGEFISIMGASGSGKTTLLNCISTIDTVSAGKILLENNDITELPESHLAIFRRDNLGFIFQNSNLLDTLTIEENIALPLTIKGLSPEEVDKRTQEISQHLQISDTLSKFPYEVSGGQKQRCAAARAVVTKPKLILADEPTGALDSQSAKIMMELLEHINESLGATILLVTHDALSASYADRILFLKDGKIFNEIRKGEKSNRVFYHEILDVLSFVGGN; from the coding sequence ATGCTTTTAGAAGTTAAAAATATAGAAAAATACTATGGGAATAGAAGGATTTTGACTAAAGCACTTGATGATCTTAGTTTTGAAGTAGATGAGGGCGAATTTATAAGTATTATGGGGGCTTCAGGTTCAGGTAAAACAACCTTACTTAATTGTATTTCAACAATAGACACGGTAAGCGCAGGCAAGATTTTATTAGAAAACAATGATATTACGGAGTTGCCAGAAAGTCACCTTGCTATTTTTCGTCGAGATAACTTGGGCTTTATTTTTCAAAACTCAAATTTACTTGATACACTTACAATAGAAGAAAATATAGCTCTTCCTCTCACAATAAAAGGACTATCACCAGAAGAAGTAGACAAACGAACTCAGGAGATATCACAACATTTACAAATAAGTGACACACTTTCAAAGTTCCCTTATGAGGTATCTGGAGGTCAAAAACAGCGTTGTGCAGCTGCAAGAGCAGTAGTGACCAAACCAAAACTAATATTGGCAGATGAGCCTACGGGTGCTTTAGATTCTCAGTCTGCTAAAATAATGATGGAACTATTAGAACATATTAATGAATCACTTGGAGCAACTATCCTTCTTGTTACCCACGATGCATTATCAGCTAGCTATGCTGATAGAATCTTGTTTTTAAAAGACGGAAAGATTTTTAATGAGATTAGGAAAGGTGAAAAATCCAATAGAGTCTTTTACCATGAAATTCTAGATGTTCTTTCCTTTGTAGGAGGTAATTAA